One Chiroxiphia lanceolata isolate bChiLan1 unplaced genomic scaffold, bChiLan1.pri scaffold_73_arrow_ctg1, whole genome shotgun sequence DNA window includes the following coding sequences:
- the XRCC1 gene encoding DNA repair protein XRCC1 yields the protein MAAKGAMPEIPFTRVVSVSSEDPRHPAQNLLDPDGGGKWRGAAAGEKQLSVVLELGGSRPINSLHIGNDGAAFVEVLGGSSAGGDFQVLLPSSALMSPSESRAGTGPRRVRLFGPEHLVGAKHTWDRLKVVLSQPYCQSRPFGLSFIRVFAAPEENETPPETPVRRLGPFVLRGEGAGSPPRRPPGALFYQRPSPSTDPPKDPPKDPPGPSYAVAALQASAGSTPKGGLSSSSKISLQASAGSTPKAGAGSAPKAGTGSSPKAGAGSSPKPPKRRPPPSTNGTTPPKQPKPPRSPRASGTPRAPPGPPQSPGGPVLGGVVLVLSGFQNPLRGQIRAAAVALGAQYRPDWTPDSTHLVCAFPRTPKAARARQLGGVVVGPDWVWDCQREQRRLPCGPYLLDGSASSGSEEEEKEEPEDTPPPPQPRPSPNAKKGAGPPPAPPPPATAPATPPESGDSDSQSEEDDPYGGSTEENSEEGEGAEETIPPLPDFFEDKTFFLHGDFPEGEGRRLRRLVIAFGGTLSPSLDDSVTHVVTAQDWDPALEEALELRPSLTFVRPHWLELCGERQRPLPAAPFAVGPRA from the exons ATGGCGGCGAAGGGGGCGATGCCCGAAATCCCCTTCACGAGGGTCGTGTCCGTGTCCAGCGAGGACCCG CGGCACCCGGCGCAGAACCTGCTGGACCCCGACGGCGGGGGGAAATGGAGGGGGGCGGCGGCCGGGGAGAAACAGCTCAGCGTGGTGCTGGAG CTCGGGGGGTCCCGTCCCATCAACTCCCTGCACATCGGGAATGACGGAGCCGCTTTCGTGGAAGTGCTCGGGGGGTCCTCGGCCGGGGGGGACTTCCAG gtgctgctcccctcctcagccctgATGTCCCCCAGCGAGAGCCGGGCGGGGACGGGGCCCAGGCGGGTTCGGCTCTTCGGGCCCGAGCACCTGGTGGGGGCCAAACACACCTGGGACCGGCTGAAGGTGGTGCTGAGCCAGCCCTACTGCCAG aGCCGCCCCTTCGGTCTCTCCTTCATCCGGGTTTTCGCGGCTCCCGAGGAAAACGAGACCCCACCTGAGACACCT GTTCGGCGCTTGGGCCCCTTCGTGCTgcggggggagggggcagggagccccccccgccgcccccccgggGCCCTGTTCTACCAGCGcccctcccccagcacag accccccaaagGACCCCCCAAAGGACCCCCCCGGCCCCAGTTACGCCGTCGCTGCCCTCCAG GCCAGCGCAGGCTCCACCCCCAAG GGGGGACTCTCCAGTTCTTCCAAAATCTCCCTCCAGGCCAGCGCAGGCTCCACCCCCAAG GCTGGTGCAGGCTCCGCCCCCAAG GCCGGTACAGGCTCCTCCCCCAAG GCTGGTGCAGGCTCCTCCCCCAAG CCCCCCAAGCGCCGCCCCCCTCCCAGCACCAACGGCACCACCCCCCCCAAGCAGCCCAAGCCCCCCCGGTCCCCCCGGGCCTCGGGgaccccccgagccccccccgggcccccccagagccccggGGGTCCGGTGCTGGGGGGGgtggtgctggtgctgagcGGGTTCCAGAACCCCCTGCGGGGGCAGATCCGCGCGGCCGCCGTGGCCTTGGGGGCCCAGTACCGGCCCGACTGGACCCCCGACAGCACCCACCTGGT gtGCGCcttccccaggacccccaaggCCGCCCGGGCCCGGCAGCTCGGGGGGGTCGTGGTGGGGCCCGACTGGGTCTGGGACtgccagagggagcagaggagactgcCCTGCGGCCC GTACCTCCTGGACGGCTCCGCCTCCTCgggcagtgaggaggaggagaaggaggagccTGAGGACACCCCGCCCCCTCCACAGCCCCGCCCATCCCCCAACGCAAAAAAAGGGGCGGggccacctcctgcccctccaccACCTGCCACAGCCCCAGCCACGCCCCCTGAGTCAGGTGACAGCGACAGCCAATCGGAGGA ggaCGACCCCTACGGAGGCTCCACCGAGGAGAACAGcgaggagggggagggggcCGAGGAGACCATCCCCCCCCTGCCTG ACTTTTTTGAGGACAAAACTTTCTTCCTGCACGGGGACTTCCCGGAGGGGGAGGGACGGCGGCTGAGACGGCTCGTCATCGCCTTCGGGGG CaccctgtccccctccctggACGACTCAGTGACCCACGTGGTGACTGCCCAGGACTGGGACCCCGCCCTCGAGGAG gcactggagctCCGCCCCTCGCTGACCTTCGTGCGTCCCCATTGGCTGGAGCTGTGCGGGGAGCggcagcgccccctgccggccgcACCCTTCGCTGTTGGACCCCGTGCGTGA